The DNA region TGGGGGGCCCACTCCAGGTTTCCaaaggaggaggggctgggaccCTGATGCCTAGGTCCTGCGAATACAGGCGCCTTTACAAGGCTGAGCTGGGGAAGAATTGATGCTTTGTGCAAGGATGTTCGGACTCCGCCATtgatggggggctggggggggggttCAGTCAGGACGCAGGGATGTACCACCTCCCtaggggaggaaggggggaaggaGGCAAGATGCCAGGAGCCCCCTGGGGAGCGGATACAGGGAGGGTGGCAGTGACCTTCCCAGAACTGTGACCTTGAGACTCCCTTGGGTATTCGCTGACTCAGGACCCAGGAAGTGCTCCCCCCACCTCGCTTATTCTCCGTGGAAACATCCACCAGCTGTGTACTCTGGACCCCTGGCTCCTGGGTCCagaggaggaggggctggaggCTCAGACTTCTGGTTTTGAAGGGGGAGAAGGCTGGGGGTTCAGACTCCTGGGTGCTgaaggaggaggggctgggaccTGGACGGCTGGAGCCTGGGAGAGGAGGAGGTTGGGAGCTAGATTTCTGGGCCTAAAGGAGGAAGAGGGGCGCAGACTCCTGGAAGCTGATGGAGGGGCTGGGAACCTGGACTCCTTGGTCCCGAGAAAGGAGTGTTGGGGAGCTGGACTCTGGGTCTAAGGACAGAGGATGCCAGGTTCCTGGGTGTCTCTACACATCACCTGCTCAGCCATTCTTTCCCAAACCCTCCCCTGTCCCTTTTTTCAGGCACCATCCCCATGACGACTCCTGGCTGTCAACACAGTTTAAAGGGCCAGTGCCCCAGTCCCAAAAGCTCAGCCCCTCTCTGACCAGAAAGGCccgccccccaccaccccccaacccccaaaacaaaagctcCTGGGATATTAATATTCCAGGCACAGACACTGTTGGTTACTGACTCCTCAGGAGGGGGAGGGAATAAAACAAAagccccccaccctcaccccatgTGCACCCTCAAGCAGAGAACAGTGGATAgatggggggggggtgcagaTCCAGAGGTCCCAGTAGCTCCCAGGAGATGGTGAGTTTTGTCACTGACCTGCCTGAGACCCCCCCAAGCCTCATTCTCCACATCTGTAGGATGGGGGGCTAGCATTAGACTAGCTCTGAGGTCCAGGACCCATGGGTAAGCTTCTAGATACTTTTTAAAGCACCAGAACTTGCAGGCCCATTTCCCCAAGCGTGGGGGTCTTCCAGGAGCCTCCCCGAGCTGCAGGCACCCAGCTGATCCCTATGAGGCAGGCACTGGCATCATCTGCATTTTACAGAGTGGGTGATCTAGACTCCAGAAGGTTAGCacacttgctcaaggtcacacagatggCACATGGTGGAACTGAGGTCAACCCGGGGTTTAAGATGAGACTAATGAAGTCCCAAAGGCTCCGTGAGGCTGAAATGAGATCCCGTCAGACACAGGCCCTTCATTCAGCAAGCTCCCCAGGTACTCACCAAGGGTCAGGCATGCACTGGGCACTGGAGTGCAGCAGCAAACCCAGTGGGTTACCTCTCTGGCTTCGTGGAGTATACAGGGATGGGGGACAAACAGATAATATAACAGTCAGCAGGTCACTCAGTGACATTATTCTAGAAGATATAGACCAGTGGGGAGGAACTAGAGAGTGTTCTGGAAATGAGGGGACAAGAAGAGGTGAAGGTTGCTCTGCAGAGGTGTCCGAATTAGAACAGAAGGCAGCCCTGGGATGGTGGAGGGGcaggaaagaacattccagacaGAGGCACgagcatgtgcaaaggcctggGAGTGGGAGCAAGGGACCTCGAGGCCAGTGAGCACAGTGAGCATCGAAGTACAGGAGAGCCATGGCCAGGGAGCCGAGACAAGGGCCATGTACGACCTCGAAGGCCCAGGGAAGGGGTGGATTTTATTCCTAGTGTAATGGGCAGCCCTCAGAGGGTTTGTGTTGTTTTTGGCACccggggttgaatccaggggtgcttaacctctgagccacatccccaaccttttttttatcttttattttgaaacagcgtCTCACTTAGtcgcttagagcctcactaagttgctgaggctggccttgaactggttaccctcctgcctcagccacacaagttgctgggattacatgcaagcgccaccatgcccaccctcagagggttttttgtttggttggttgttgtgctgggcattgaaccagGATCTTGCGCATGAGAGGCAAACGCTTTATGAAAGACCTACATCCTCCTAGTCCCCAGCCTCCTGAAGGGCTTTAAGCAGAGAGGTGACTTGATCTGACTGTTTGAAAGTCCACTTGGCTTCTGTGTGGAAAATGGACTTGGAGGAGGCAGGCACAGGATCAGAGGGACCCACAAGTAGGCTCTCGAAGGGTCCTGGTGAGAAATGATGTTGGAGGAGGAGGGTGGCAGGAGAGGTAGACAGAAGTAAGTAGATTTGGTTATGTTTGGGGGTAAAATGGACAGATATTGCTGATGGACAGAGTGTTGGGGTGAGAAAAAGGAAGGGACTATGGGTAATTTTTAGATGTTTTTGGGCTGAGCAACTGGGTGGATGGTTGTCACATTTATTGAGGTTATAAAAACTTGGggaagaattttttatttggggTATGTTAAGTTTGACAGTCCAGGAGGTGttggcaaataaaaaataaaagaaagaaagaaaaaagaaaagaaacaaataccaAACTTGACACCCCAATGAAATACTGGGTTAAAAGTGTTATCctcagtgctggggttgtggctcagtggtagagcactcgcctagcatgcgtgaagcactgggtttgatcctcagcaccatataaatgtaaaataaagatattgtgtctacctaaaacttaagaatagatactttttaaaaaaagtgttattctctgggctggggttgtggctcagtggtagagtgcttgcctagcatatgtgaggccctggattcaatccccagcaccacataaaaataaataaagtaaaaaaaatccattgacaactaaaaaatatattttaaaaaaagtgttatCCTGATACATAAAAAGTCCAGAGTAGGAGTCCAGGGTTCTTGCTGCagctccacatcttcaccagagACCCAGACATCTTCTGGCTCTTGGTTCCACCAGTCCTATTGCTCCTATCCTCATGGCACAAGATGACTACCAGAATTCTATGCATCACATCCTAGTTCCAGGTGGTATGACAGTGAACCAGTAGAAAAAGGATTTGTTCCCTTGTTCAGGAAGGAGACACAACACTTTTGCTTATATCCAATGGGACAGAAGTTTTTCACATAGCTCATCTAGCTGCAAGGGAGACAGAAAATAACACTTTCTGCTGGGTATAGAGCAACCATAAAATACAATCAGGGTTCTTTTACTGGGCAGAATGGATGTTTGGACAGGAAGCCAGCAGTCTCTTATTTCTATCCTGCAGAATTCATCTTTTCAACCCCTTGACCCCCAAATTAGGTTACCTATCCTCTTAACAGGAAAATCACACTTTGATGAGATATTTCATTGATTTGTGTATACTTCCCCATTACCTAAAGGCTTTCCAGGGTAGGGGGCCTCATCTCTGGGTACCTAGTCCCTGAAACCTACTAGATGCTCAGCAAATACTCAATTGAATGAACAAAATCCTGAAACAAAATGTAAGAGACATGGATAGTTAACTGGCATTTAAAGACAACCAAATGTGATCATTTTCCTGCTTTGAGACCTCACTGACCTTTAGGATAAAAGACTTATCATTTGCAATCCATCAGGAGCATGTCCCACAGCCCATGGCCAACACTGGACACTGTACCCACCAGCCAGGAGTGGATATGGATGCAGGATATGGAACCAGGGAGACCAGGTGCAGATCCTGGCTCTGACACCCTTGGCTGTGACTGTGGGCAACTCATTCCGTCTCTCTGGGCCAattttcttacctgtaaaattGGAACTGGGACTtgaggccctgtgtttaatccttagccttaattaattaattaattttagaaaatggaaattggGAAAAATGGGGATTGAAAATAGCGCATAACTTATACAAGTATTgtgaaaatcaaatggaaaatatGTAGGTAATGACCTTTAACACAGGGCCTAGCACAGCAGTGACCTGATCATAAGCAGTAGTTGCAGTAGTTGTTCTTACTTTGAAGAGGACAATGATGGTGATGGCAATGCTACTGCTGATTAGTCTTGGCTTTCCACTTTCCCTGTAGGCTATTTCCTCTGATAGTGTTAGAAAtactttccttcctcccctccccacccgcagtactgggaattgaacccagggcctcacatgcactaggcaagtgtcctaccactgagccacacctcccgCCCAACACTGCCTTTCTCACCCCACACTTTGTTCCTCTGATGATTATTCAGGGTAAGTTAACTGCTGTAATAAACAGGACCCCAAATCTCAATAGCTTAACAAAAAAGTGTATTTCTTGCCATGTCACTGTCCTGTATGGGAAGGTCACGGGGAACAGTCAGTCAGGGACTGGGGCTTCTTCTACCTTAACATTCTGTGTTCTTCTAAGCTCCCCAGAGTCATCTCCAGCCAGAGAGCCTGAAGGATTGTGAGGGAGATGGTTCAGGTGGGGAAGAAGTGTTTCTGTCTTCCACTTAGATCCCATTGGCCAGAAATCAGTCACATGGTTCCACCCAAGTGCAAAGGATGCTGGGAAAAGTACCATAAGTTTGTTAGGTATCCATTAACTTTACAGTGGAACCGACTTCCCCAAATTTAGTGGCTCAAAGCAACAACCACTCTTTTTGTTCATGACTCTGGGTCAGAATCTGGGTTGGGTGGGCAGACTTCTCTTGGTCTCAGCTGGATTCACCTGCATGGCTGTGGTCACCTGGTGATGCAGCTGGGGCTGGATGATCCAGAGTTGCTTCACGCCAGCAGAAGCTGGTTGGTGCTGGCTGCTGGCTCACTTTCTCTAGCCATGTGGGATCTTTCCCTTCCACAGGGCTAGTTGTGGTATCTTCACCCAAGCAGCTCAGGGCAGCAGAGAGCACAAGTGGAAGTAGCAAGGCCTCTCCAGGGCCTGTTATTTATACAATATCACTTCTAGCAATTTCTGTTCATCATGCAAGTCACAGGCCTGCCCAGATTCAAGGAGGcagagtaggaggaggaggaggagcagcaagTGAATTTGCAAAGGACATATCCAGGAACGGGAAAAATATGATGGCCATCTTTGCAGACAAGCTACACTTGGTGCCCAAGTGTGAAAGATGGGATGTGGTGAATACATCAGCCTCCCACGCCTGTGAATGCTGGCTCCCTCTTTAAGATCCAGATTCAATGGAGTTTTCTCCCAGTGTCTACTGTGACCACCCATCTCCCTGGGCGGTTCTAGTCTCCCCTTCTCTGGGTTCCCAGTGTGTCCTGTGTTGCCACACTAGGCATATACCCTAGATCTTGCTCAGGTCCTCTAGAGAACAGAATTTTCCCCAGGTCTCTAGATGGCAGGAAATGTTGGTGGAATGAACTgaaggagaggggaagaaggaTTGGAGGGTTGGatggaagaggaaagaagaaagaaaaaaaattgaactgcAGCCTTCAGGGAGTCTCTTGcctctctgtctcctggtccaGGTTCCGGGCAAGAAGTACAGACAGAGAATGTGACGGTGGCTGAGGGCGGGGTGGCAGAGATCACCTGCCGTCTGCACCAGTATGATGGGTCTATAGTTGTCATACAGAACCCAGCACGGCAGACGCTCTTCTTCAATGGCACCCGTGGTGAGTGCTGGGGCCTGGGCTCCTGTATCCCCAAAGAGGACACTGCTGAGTCTGGAGGGAGGAAGGCTCTGGGGACCTGCACACCCAGCCCTGCAGGCAAGAAGGCCTGAATAACCTGGGTCCCCAAAGGGATAAATAGATGGACACCTCAGACTCAGGTATGGCTGGAGAAGAGGCAGAGGGCTGCACTTGGAACACCTGGGGCAGGgagtggagggggtgggggggtaggcTTGAGGCCAGAACTCCTGGAGCTCACgccttctctcccctctctctagCCCTGAAGGACGAGCGTTTCCAGCTTGAGGAGTTCTCCCCGCGCAGGGTGAGGATCCGGCTCTCAGATGCCCGCCTGGAAGACGAAGGGGGTTACTTCTGCCAGCTCTACACGGAGGATACCCACCACCAGATTGCCACACTCACCGTGCTAGGTAATGGCTCCCCTCCTCAGACCCAggccctcctctttctcctctgcttctccttcatcctgagactttttttttttttttttgtaccggggattgaactcaggggcacttaaccactgagccacatccccagccctattttgtatttatttagagacagggtctcactgagttattcagcgccttgctttttgctgagtctgactttgaactcacgatcctcctgcctcagccaccggGCCAGGCCCCTGGTTGTTTTTAACCTCTGGTCATCTGGCTCCAGGAGATACGGCCGGCCTTCCTGACTAGTCTCTGCATTTGACTCCTGACACCTGGAACCCAGGCTCCCTTTGGTCCCTGGGATCTGGCAGCCTGGTTGCCTTGAGCCTACTTCGTTCTCTCCTAACCCCCTTCTCCTTGCGGCAGTGGCCCCGGAGAATCCAGTGGTGGAGGTCCGAGAGCAGGCGGTGGAGGGCGGAGAGGTGGAGCTCAGCTGCTTAGTTCCACGGTCGCGACCTGCCGCAGTCCTGCGCTGGTACCGGGACCGCAAAGAACTGAAAGGTAGGTACCCAAGGCTGGATGCCAGAGAGGGGTGGGACTTGAGAAAGGGCGGGGCTTAGGAAGAATGCTCATTTAATGTGGGCGGGGCCCAGAGAAAAGTGCACACGGTTCTGACAACTAGCCCTTCAATATGCAGCTATTGAATGAACTGATGGATGCGATATGGGAGTGAAAGAGGAAGGGACATTGGGAAGATGCACTTGAGCCCCTGGTTTGGGGAGGATTTGGAGGgaaagaggtggggcctttgggtgGGGCGGAGCTTGGCAAATAGCCTATTTAAGGATTGGTGAGGGGGGCGGAGCCGAAATCCTGGCCTGACAGTGTCTCTGGTGTGGCGTGGCAGGAGTGAGCAGCGGCCAGGAAAATGGCAAGGTCTGGAGCGTGGCTAGCACAGTGCGGTTCCGTGTGGACCGCAAAGACGACGGCGGTATTGTCATCTGTGAGGCACAGAATCAAGCGCTGCCCTCTGGACACAGCAAGCAGACGCAGTATGTGCTGGACGTGCAGTGTAAGTGCCCAGCAGGCAGGGTCCTGGGGGGTCCCCACACCAGCCAGCCACCAGCATGATGGGGAAACcactcctccttcttccttctgctCTCAGATTCTCCCACAGCCCGTATCCATGCCTCCCAGGCCGTGGTGAGGGAGGGAGACACGTTGGTGCTCACGTGTGCTGTCACGGGGAACCCCAGGTGAGCTCTAAAGCCCAAGACTCCTATCCTTAGAAGAGGGATAGGGGCATAGACACCTGAGTTTCAGGAATGAACAGCCTCAGCGAACAGGACTTGGGGTTCAGACTTCTGAGTCCAGAAGGAGAAGAGGGTCTGGGGACCCATACTCCTGGATCCCAAGGAAGGAGGCTCTGGAGCCCCGGGCTCTTGGGTTCTCAGGATGCAAGGGACTGGAAGGGCTAATTCTTGAGACCTGGGTGACAATAGAAGCTGGGCCCAGGACTTGGTTTTCCAAAAAGGAAAGAGCATGGTGACAATGGAAGCTGGGCCTGGGACTTGCTTTTCCAGAAAGCAAGGGGCTAGTGGGAGCCTCTTAACTGGAGGTCTGGGCGGCGTTAGCTGCATGTCTAGAGAATTCTGAGAAGCAGACTTGGGTGCTGGCATGGGGTCCTAACTTTGCCTATAATTTACCCCTGCCCAGGCCAAACCAGATCCGCTGGAACCGTGGGAATGAGTCTCTCCCAGAGAGGGCCGAGGCTCTGGGGGAGACTCTCACGCTGCCTGGCCTAGCTTCAGCGGATAATGGCACCTACACTTGCGAGGCGTCCAACAAACATGGCCACGCGAGGGCGCTCTACGTGCTGGTAGTCTATGGTGAGGGCAGGCTGCGGCATGCCTGGGGGCGGGACTCAGGGCAGGGGCGGGGCGTTTAGGGGCGGGGCTTGGTGAAGAGCTCTTAGTAGACTTATTACAACTGGGGGGCCAGACGGGGTTCGAAT from Marmota flaviventris isolate mMarFla1 chromosome 18, mMarFla1.hap1, whole genome shotgun sequence includes:
- the Cadm4 gene encoding cell adhesion molecule 4 is translated as MGRARRFQWPLLLLWVAAAGPGSGQEVQTENVTVAEGGVAEITCRLHQYDGSIVVIQNPARQTLFFNGTRALKDERFQLEEFSPRRVRIRLSDARLEDEGGYFCQLYTEDTHHQIATLTVLVAPENPVVEVREQAVEGGEVELSCLVPRSRPAAVLRWYRDRKELKGVSSGQENGKVWSVASTVRFRVDRKDDGGIVICEAQNQALPSGHSKQTQYVLDVQYSPTARIHASQAVVREGDTLVLTCAVTGNPRPNQIRWNRGNESLPERAEALGETLTLPGLASADNGTYTCEASNKHGHARALYVLVVYDPGAVVEAQTSVPYAIVGGILALLVFLIICVLVGMVWCSVRQKGSYLTHEASGLDEQGEAREAFLNGSDGHKRKEEFFI